From Microlunatus capsulatus, a single genomic window includes:
- a CDS encoding glucoamylase family protein: MTTLSRRHLLAGGLAATGTAALGGAVAPLPSAAARARHRSPLRRWAGDTWTSLVAMTDETTGLTADNVEGPVTDPVRSGYTSPTNIGGYLWSTVVARELGLIGRRESRRRLRQTLDSLAGLRHHRPSGMFYNWYDEATGEVLTQWPGSGDRVDPFLSSVDNGWLAAGLMVVRSAEPAVADEAARLLRRMDFGAFYDPEPADHGDLGAGLLRGGFWDAEPPGAAVPGVVPGTDDAVWFTPNYYDTTVSETRIASYIAIARGQVPPEHYYATWRVLPLDRDWQEQQPVGRTRRYAGIDVFEGAYTYRGMRVVPGWGGSMFEALMPDVFVPEARWAPRSWGVNHPLTVRAHREHGLEEAGYGYWGFSPASEPGGGYREYGVDAIGMNPAGYFSDAERTDVDRGFGTVRPGTNPSPTFGDGVVTPHASFLALQHEPRQALANLRKMERDLGVYGDGGFYDAVAVGSGTVARRYLSLDQAMVMGAIGNVAGRDVVRRAFTRGAVERTIRPLIAPERFGAGLVR, encoded by the coding sequence ATGACCACCCTGTCACGTCGCCACCTGCTGGCCGGCGGCCTCGCCGCCACCGGGACGGCCGCCCTCGGCGGCGCCGTCGCCCCGCTCCCCTCCGCCGCCGCCCGAGCCCGGCACCGCAGCCCGCTGCGCCGCTGGGCCGGGGACACCTGGACCTCCCTGGTCGCGATGACCGACGAGACGACCGGGCTGACGGCCGACAACGTCGAGGGCCCGGTCACCGACCCCGTCCGCAGCGGCTACACCTCTCCGACCAACATCGGGGGCTACCTGTGGAGCACCGTCGTCGCCCGCGAGCTGGGCCTGATCGGGCGGCGGGAGAGCCGGCGGCGCCTGCGGCAGACGCTGGACAGCCTCGCCGGCCTGCGCCACCACCGGCCCAGCGGCATGTTCTACAACTGGTACGACGAGGCGACCGGGGAGGTGCTCACCCAGTGGCCGGGCAGCGGGGACCGGGTTGACCCGTTCCTGTCCAGCGTGGACAACGGCTGGCTGGCGGCCGGCCTGATGGTCGTCCGGTCGGCCGAGCCGGCCGTCGCCGACGAGGCCGCGCGGCTGCTCCGCCGGATGGACTTCGGCGCCTTCTACGACCCGGAGCCGGCCGACCACGGCGACCTGGGCGCCGGCCTGCTGCGCGGGGGGTTCTGGGACGCCGAGCCGCCGGGGGCCGCCGTGCCCGGCGTGGTCCCGGGCACCGACGACGCGGTCTGGTTCACCCCGAACTACTACGACACGACGGTCTCGGAGACCCGCATCGCCTCCTACATCGCCATCGCCCGGGGCCAGGTGCCGCCCGAGCACTACTACGCGACCTGGCGGGTGCTGCCGCTGGACCGCGACTGGCAGGAGCAGCAGCCCGTGGGTCGGACCCGCCGCTACGCCGGGATCGACGTCTTCGAGGGCGCCTACACCTACCGGGGGATGCGCGTCGTCCCCGGCTGGGGCGGTTCGATGTTCGAGGCGCTGATGCCCGACGTCTTCGTCCCGGAGGCGCGGTGGGCGCCCCGCTCCTGGGGGGTCAACCACCCGCTCACCGTGCGGGCGCACCGCGAGCACGGCCTCGAGGAGGCCGGCTACGGGTACTGGGGCTTCTCACCCGCCAGCGAGCCGGGCGGCGGGTACCGCGAGTACGGCGTCGACGCGATCGGGATGAACCCGGCGGGCTACTTCTCCGACGCCGAGCGGACCGACGTCGACCGCGGCTTCGGCACCGTGCGCCCGGGGACGAACCCGTCGCCGACGTTCGGCGACGGCGTGGTCACCCCGCACGCCTCGTTCCTGGCCCTGCAGCACGAGCCCCGGCAGGCGCTGGCGAACCTCAGGAAGATGGAGCGCGACCTGGGCGTCTACGGCGACGGCGGCTTCTACGACGCGGTCGCCGTCGGCTCGGGGACGGTGGCCCGGCGCTACCTGTCGCTGGACCAGGCGATGGTGATGGGCGCGATCGGCAACGTGGCCGGCCGCGACGTCGTCCGGCGGGCCTTCACCCGCGGCGCGGTGGAGCGCACCATCCGGCCGCTGATCGCCCCCGAGCGGTTCGGGGCCGGCCTGGTGCGCTGA
- a CDS encoding M16 family metallopeptidase, which yields MRRTTLANGLQVVTEHMPASRTFSLGVFAGVGSRHETPALHGASHFLEHVLFKGTARRTAEEISAAVEAVGGELNAYTTKEYTCFYARVLAADAPLAVDVLTDMITASRITAADLDGERDVIQDEIAMHADDPGEVVQELVADHVFAGSGLGRTVIGSPGSIAALSRDQVVRYWRRHYGPSSLVVAAAGLVDHDRLVEQLAPLDARPSAPALKPPRPTVVNPRGGLVTAQRRVEQVSAVLAYPSPGLFDDARYPLGLLSLVVGGGMASRLFVEVRERRGLTYGIDAGETTYSDAGLWSVDWQCAPDKLAPIVDLVRATLAEVAEHGVTEAELARAQGQMRGQTVLSYESPGSRMSRLGGNTVLGDDRTLAEVLDRFDAVDVGQVQAAAAALFAGEPVLGLVGPRVPAKVLRDWS from the coding sequence GTGCGGCGCACCACCCTGGCGAACGGGCTCCAGGTGGTCACCGAGCACATGCCCGCCAGCCGGACGTTCTCCCTGGGCGTCTTCGCCGGCGTCGGCTCCCGGCACGAGACGCCCGCCCTGCACGGGGCGTCGCACTTCCTCGAGCACGTGCTGTTCAAGGGCACGGCCCGGCGCACCGCGGAGGAGATCTCCGCCGCCGTCGAGGCGGTGGGTGGCGAGCTGAACGCCTACACCACCAAGGAGTACACGTGCTTCTACGCGCGCGTGCTCGCGGCTGACGCCCCCCTGGCCGTCGACGTCCTCACCGACATGATCACGGCCTCGCGGATCACCGCCGCCGACCTCGACGGCGAGCGCGACGTCATCCAGGACGAGATCGCCATGCACGCCGACGACCCCGGCGAGGTGGTGCAGGAGCTCGTCGCCGACCACGTCTTCGCCGGCTCCGGGCTGGGTCGCACCGTCATCGGCTCGCCCGGCTCCATCGCCGCGCTGAGCCGCGACCAGGTCGTGCGCTACTGGCGCCGGCACTACGGTCCGTCGTCGCTGGTGGTGGCGGCCGCGGGCCTCGTCGACCACGACCGGCTGGTCGAGCAGCTCGCGCCGCTCGACGCCCGCCCGTCGGCGCCCGCGCTGAAGCCGCCCCGGCCCACCGTCGTCAACCCGCGCGGCGGGCTCGTCACGGCCCAGCGCCGGGTCGAGCAGGTCAGCGCGGTGCTGGCCTACCCCAGCCCGGGCCTCTTCGACGACGCGCGCTACCCGCTGGGCCTGCTCTCCCTCGTCGTCGGCGGCGGCATGGCGTCGCGGTTGTTCGTCGAGGTGCGGGAGCGCCGCGGCCTCACCTACGGCATCGACGCGGGGGAGACCACCTACTCCGACGCCGGCCTGTGGAGCGTCGACTGGCAGTGCGCGCCCGACAAGCTGGCGCCCATCGTCGACCTCGTCCGGGCGACGCTCGCCGAGGTCGCCGAGCACGGCGTCACCGAGGCCGAGCTGGCCCGCGCGCAGGGCCAGATGCGCGGGCAGACCGTGCTGTCCTACGAGAGCCCGGGCAGCCGGATGAGCCGGCTGGGGGGCAACACCGTGCTGGGCGACGACCGCACGCTGGCCGAGGTGCTGGACCGCTTCGACGCCGTCGACGTCGGCCAGGTCCAGGCCGCGGCGGCCGCGCTGTTCGCCGGTGAGCCGGTGCTGGGCCTGGTCGGTCCCCGGGTGCCCGCGAAGGTGCTGCGAGACTGGTCCTGA
- a CDS encoding polyribonucleotide nucleotidyltransferase, translated as MEGPELHFTEAVIDNGAHGRHVVRFESGLLARQAAGSATVYLDEDTMLLSATTAQSKPRDAIDFFPLTVDVEERMYAAGRIPGSFFRREGRPSESAILTCRLIDRPLRPCFVKGLRNEVQVVVTVMALNPNKTYDVVAINAASMSTQLAGLPFTGPIGGVRVALIGDQWVGFPDVDQLGQSTFDMVVAGRVLADGDVAIMMVEAESTTQTWDLVRGGATAPTEQVVASGLEAAKPFIKALCDAQAELATHFPKTTAEFKIFADYADDVYAAVSDTVTAELSQVMSIGDKQDREEATEALKASLVARLSEQFAGREKEITGAYRALTKKLVRQKILTDKVRIDGRGLSDIRTLSAEVDVIPRVHGSALFQRGETQILGVTTLNMLGMEQKLDTLSPETSKRYMHNYNFPPYSTGETGRVGSPKRREIGHGALAERALLPVLPTREEFPYAIRQVSEALGSNGSTSMGSVCASTLGLLNAGVPLRAPVAGIAMGLVSDTVDGETRYVALTDILGAEDAFGDMDFKVAGTKDFITALQLDTKLAGIPASVLAQALDQAKDARTSILEVMAEAIDGPDEMSLFAPRIITIHIPVDKIGEVIGPKGKVINQIQDDTGAQISIEDDGTIYVGADSGDKAEAARAMINAIANPTMPEKGERYLGTVVKITAFGAFVSLLPGKDGLLHISKLRPLAGGARVDNVEDVVSVGQKIQVEINEIDDRGKLSLIPVVEEEASV; from the coding sequence GTGGAGGGACCTGAACTGCACTTCACCGAAGCCGTCATCGACAACGGGGCCCACGGCCGCCACGTCGTGCGCTTCGAGTCGGGCCTGCTGGCCCGGCAGGCCGCCGGCTCGGCGACCGTCTACCTCGACGAGGACACGATGCTCCTCTCGGCCACGACGGCCCAGAGCAAGCCGCGCGACGCCATCGACTTCTTCCCGCTGACCGTCGACGTCGAGGAGCGGATGTACGCCGCCGGGCGCATCCCCGGCTCCTTCTTCCGCCGCGAGGGCCGCCCGTCGGAGAGCGCGATCCTCACCTGCCGGCTGATCGACCGCCCGCTGCGCCCCTGCTTCGTCAAGGGCCTGCGCAACGAGGTCCAGGTCGTCGTCACCGTCATGGCGCTCAACCCGAACAAGACCTACGACGTCGTCGCCATCAACGCGGCCTCGATGTCCACCCAGCTGGCGGGCCTGCCCTTCACCGGCCCGATCGGCGGCGTCCGCGTCGCCCTGATCGGCGACCAGTGGGTCGGCTTCCCCGACGTCGACCAGCTGGGCCAGTCGACCTTCGACATGGTCGTGGCCGGCCGCGTGCTCGCCGACGGCGACGTCGCGATCATGATGGTCGAGGCCGAGTCGACCACCCAGACCTGGGACCTCGTCCGCGGCGGCGCGACCGCCCCGACCGAGCAGGTCGTGGCCTCCGGCCTCGAGGCCGCCAAGCCGTTCATCAAGGCCCTGTGCGACGCGCAGGCCGAGCTGGCCACGCACTTCCCGAAGACGACGGCGGAGTTCAAGATCTTCGCCGACTACGCCGACGACGTGTACGCCGCCGTCTCCGACACCGTTACGGCCGAGCTGTCGCAGGTGATGTCGATCGGCGACAAGCAGGACCGCGAGGAGGCGACCGAGGCGCTCAAGGCCTCCCTCGTCGCCCGGCTGTCCGAGCAGTTCGCGGGCCGCGAGAAGGAGATCACCGGGGCCTACCGGGCGCTCACCAAGAAGCTCGTCCGGCAGAAGATCCTCACCGACAAGGTGCGCATCGACGGCCGCGGGCTGAGCGACATCCGCACCCTGTCCGCCGAGGTCGACGTGATCCCGCGCGTGCACGGCTCGGCGCTCTTCCAGCGCGGCGAGACCCAGATCCTGGGCGTCACCACGCTGAACATGCTGGGCATGGAGCAGAAGCTGGACACCCTCTCGCCCGAGACGTCCAAGCGCTACATGCACAACTACAACTTCCCGCCCTACTCCACCGGTGAGACCGGTCGGGTCGGGTCGCCGAAGCGGCGCGAGATCGGGCACGGAGCGCTCGCCGAGCGCGCCCTGCTGCCGGTGCTGCCGACGCGCGAGGAGTTCCCCTACGCGATCCGCCAGGTCTCCGAGGCGCTGGGCTCCAACGGGTCCACCTCGATGGGCTCGGTCTGCGCCTCCACCCTGGGCCTGCTGAACGCCGGTGTGCCGCTGCGCGCCCCGGTCGCCGGCATCGCCATGGGTCTGGTCTCCGACACCGTCGACGGCGAGACGCGCTACGTCGCGCTGACCGACATCCTCGGGGCCGAGGACGCCTTCGGCGACATGGACTTCAAGGTCGCCGGCACCAAGGACTTCATCACGGCCCTGCAGCTGGACACCAAGCTCGCCGGCATCCCGGCGTCGGTCCTGGCCCAGGCGCTGGACCAGGCCAAGGACGCCCGGACCTCGATCCTCGAGGTCATGGCCGAGGCGATCGACGGCCCGGACGAGATGAGCCTGTTCGCCCCGCGGATCATCACGATCCACATCCCGGTGGACAAGATCGGCGAGGTCATCGGCCCGAAGGGCAAGGTGATCAACCAGATCCAGGACGACACCGGCGCGCAGATCTCCATCGAGGACGACGGCACGATCTACGTCGGCGCGGACTCCGGCGACAAGGCCGAGGCGGCGCGGGCGATGATCAACGCCATCGCCAACCCGACCATGCCGGAGAAGGGCGAGCGGTACCTCGGCACCGTCGTCAAGATCACGGCCTTCGGCGCCTTCGTGTCGCTGCTGCCCGGCAAGGACGGCCTGCTGCACATCAGCAAGCTGCGCCCGCTCGCCGGCGGTGCCCGCGTGGACAACGTCGAGGACGTCGTCAGCGTCGGCCAGAAGATCCAGGTCGAGATCAACGAGATCGACGACCGGGGCAAGCTCTCGCTGATCCCCGTCGTCGAGGAAGAGGCGTCGGTCTGA
- the rpsO gene encoding 30S ribosomal protein S15: protein MAFDAAIKKQTIDEFATHEGDTGSPEVQVAVLTRRIAHLTEHLKEHKHDHHSRRGLMLLVGQRRRLLNYVAKTDINRYRSLIERLGLRR, encoded by the coding sequence GTGGCTTTTGACGCTGCCATCAAGAAGCAGACCATCGACGAGTTCGCCACCCACGAAGGTGACACGGGTTCTCCCGAGGTCCAGGTCGCGGTCCTGACCCGGCGCATCGCGCACCTGACCGAGCACCTCAAGGAGCACAAGCACGACCACCACAGCCGTCGTGGTCTGATGCTCCTGGTCGGCCAGCGCCGTCGCCTGCTCAACTACGTGGCGAAGACCGACATCAACCGCTACCGGTCGCTCATCGAGCGCCTCGGCCTGCGCCGCTGA
- a CDS encoding ribonuclease J, producing the protein MAASSLKNPPAQQGNALRVIPLGGLGDIGRNMTALEYKGQLLLIDCGVLFPEENHPGVDLILPGFGVIEDRLDDVVGVVLTHGHEDHIGGVPYLLRQRTDIPLIGSKLTLALVSEKFREHQIRGVVKREVTDLERITVGHFDLEFIAVNHSIPDALAVAVRTPAGLLLHTGDFKMDQLPLDDRITDVRSLARLGEEGVDLFLVDSTNAEVPGFTTPERDIAPALERVFSRSKQRVIVACFASHVHRVQQVMDAAAEHGRKVVYVGRSMVRNMGVARDLGYLKVPENTLIDMRDIDKHRPQDVVIISTGSQGEPLSALSRMANREHQVISLKPGDTVVLASSMIPGNENAIYRVINGLTKLGAKVVHKGNAMVHVSGHASAGELLFCYNIVKPRNVMPVHGESRHLIANADLAVATGVPRERTIIAEDGSVVDLQNGRARIVGKVDASYIFVDGSTVGNITESALTDRRILGEEGFISIVTVVNTHTSTITSGPDIHARGFVEGEHVFDSLRPLVVEALENALQEGIDDPYRLQQAVRRRTGKWVNDTHRRRPMIIPVVIQA; encoded by the coding sequence GTGGCAGCCAGCAGCTTGAAGAACCCTCCCGCCCAGCAGGGGAACGCCCTCCGGGTGATCCCCCTCGGCGGTCTCGGCGACATCGGCCGGAACATGACGGCCCTGGAGTACAAGGGCCAGCTCCTGCTCATCGACTGCGGCGTGCTGTTCCCCGAGGAGAACCACCCCGGCGTCGACCTGATCCTGCCGGGCTTCGGCGTGATCGAGGACCGGCTCGACGACGTGGTCGGCGTGGTGCTGACGCACGGCCACGAGGACCACATCGGCGGCGTCCCCTACCTGCTGCGGCAGCGCACCGACATCCCGCTGATCGGCTCGAAGCTCACCCTGGCCCTGGTCAGCGAGAAGTTCCGCGAGCACCAGATCCGCGGCGTGGTGAAGCGCGAGGTCACCGACCTCGAGCGGATCACGGTCGGCCACTTCGACCTCGAGTTCATCGCCGTCAACCACTCGATCCCGGACGCGCTCGCCGTGGCCGTGCGGACGCCCGCGGGCCTGCTCCTGCACACCGGTGACTTCAAGATGGACCAGCTCCCGCTGGACGACCGGATCACCGACGTCCGCTCGCTGGCCCGGCTGGGGGAGGAGGGCGTCGACCTCTTCCTCGTCGACTCCACCAACGCCGAGGTGCCCGGCTTCACCACCCCCGAGCGCGACATCGCGCCGGCGCTGGAGCGGGTGTTCAGCCGCAGCAAGCAGCGCGTCATCGTCGCCTGCTTCGCCTCCCACGTGCACCGCGTGCAGCAGGTGATGGACGCGGCGGCCGAGCACGGCCGCAAGGTCGTCTACGTCGGCCGCTCGATGGTCCGCAACATGGGCGTCGCCCGCGACCTCGGCTACCTCAAGGTGCCCGAGAACACGCTGATCGACATGCGCGACATCGACAAGCACCGGCCGCAGGACGTCGTGATCATCTCCACGGGCTCCCAGGGCGAGCCGCTGTCGGCGCTGTCCCGGATGGCCAACCGCGAGCACCAGGTGATCTCGCTGAAGCCGGGCGACACCGTCGTGCTGGCCAGCTCGATGATCCCGGGCAACGAGAACGCGATCTACCGCGTCATCAACGGCCTGACCAAGCTGGGCGCGAAGGTCGTGCACAAGGGCAACGCCATGGTGCACGTCTCGGGTCACGCCAGCGCCGGCGAGCTGCTCTTCTGCTACAACATCGTGAAGCCCAGGAACGTCATGCCCGTGCACGGCGAGAGCCGCCACCTGATCGCCAACGCCGACCTGGCCGTGGCCACCGGCGTCCCGCGCGAGCGGACGATCATCGCCGAGGACGGCTCCGTCGTCGACCTGCAGAACGGCCGCGCGCGGATCGTGGGCAAGGTCGACGCCAGCTACATCTTCGTGGACGGCTCGACGGTCGGGAACATCACCGAGTCGGCGCTGACCGACCGGCGGATCCTCGGCGAGGAGGGCTTCATCTCCATCGTCACGGTGGTCAACACCCACACCTCGACGATCACGAGCGGACCGGACATCCACGCCCGCGGCTTCGTCGAGGGCGAGCACGTCTTCGACAGCCTGCGGCCGCTGGTCGTCGAGGCGCTGGAGAACGCCCTGCAGGAGGGCATCGACGACCCCTACCGCCTGCAGCAGGCCGTCCGCCGCCGGACGGGCAAGTGGGTCAACGACACCCACCGCCGCCGCCCGATGATCATCCCGGTCGTCATCCAGGCCTGA
- the dapB gene encoding 4-hydroxy-tetrahydrodipicolinate reductase: MTKVAVFGARGKMGAEVCRAVEGAEDLELVAAVDAGEDLRAAEGADVAVDFTHPDAVMDNLAWCVAHGVHAVVGTTGFDDARLERLRALLAERPEVGVLVAANFSIGAVLMMRFAEQAAAFYESVEIVELHHPGKADAPSGTATTTARRVAAARAAADLPAPPDATMQELPGARGADVDGIRVHGVRLRGLVAHQEVLLGSEGETLTLRHDSLDRVSFMPGVLAAVRAVGDRPGLTVGIEPVLGLG; this comes from the coding sequence ATGACGAAGGTGGCCGTCTTCGGCGCGCGCGGGAAGATGGGCGCCGAGGTGTGCCGCGCCGTCGAGGGCGCCGAGGACCTGGAGCTGGTCGCGGCGGTCGACGCCGGCGAGGACCTCCGCGCCGCCGAGGGCGCCGACGTGGCCGTCGACTTCACCCACCCCGACGCGGTGATGGACAACCTCGCCTGGTGCGTCGCGCACGGCGTGCACGCCGTCGTCGGCACCACCGGCTTCGACGACGCCCGCCTGGAACGGCTGCGGGCCCTGCTCGCCGAGCGTCCGGAGGTCGGGGTGCTGGTGGCCGCCAACTTCTCCATCGGTGCCGTGCTGATGATGCGCTTCGCCGAGCAGGCCGCCGCCTTCTACGAGAGCGTCGAGATCGTCGAGCTGCACCACCCGGGCAAGGCCGACGCCCCCTCGGGCACCGCGACGACGACGGCCCGTCGGGTCGCGGCCGCGCGGGCGGCCGCCGACCTGCCCGCGCCGCCCGACGCCACGATGCAGGAGCTGCCGGGCGCGCGCGGCGCCGACGTCGACGGCATCCGTGTGCACGGGGTCCGGCTCCGCGGCCTGGTGGCCCACCAGGAGGTCCTGCTGGGCTCGGAGGGGGAGACGCTGACGCTGCGGCACGACTCCCTGGACCGGGTCTCCTTCATGCCCGGCGTGCTGGCCGCGGTCCGCGCCGTCGGCGACCGGCCGGGGCTGACCGTCGGCATCGAGCCCGTGCTCGGGCTCGGCTGA
- a CDS encoding alpha/beta fold hydrolase, giving the protein MSWPVTGGRFALGDLDVELGGTIRGAELAWQAHGTLNAARDNVVVHPCSYGADHDDLAWQIGPDGVLDPERWFVVVPDMFSNGLSSSAADDPDFPAVVTMADNVRAQHRLLTEHLGVTGVACAYGFSMGAGQAYHWAALYPELVQRAVVVCGSARTAVHNRVFLSGLLRVLEAAPEHLGGGRFSAQPVAALKAFAHVYAGWGLSQDFYRERLHETALGAPDLETFLRTDWEESFATSRAGNLYAQARTWAEADISRGVAGGDLPAALASLQASVLLLPGATDLYFRVADNEAELEHLRDGVLHPIPSVWGHRAGNPRTNPEDLAFLRREVRAWLER; this is encoded by the coding sequence GTGAGCTGGCCCGTCACCGGCGGCCGCTTCGCGCTCGGCGACCTGGACGTCGAGCTGGGCGGGACGATCCGGGGTGCCGAGCTGGCCTGGCAGGCCCACGGCACGCTCAACGCCGCCCGCGACAACGTCGTCGTCCACCCCTGCAGCTACGGGGCCGACCACGACGACCTCGCCTGGCAGATCGGCCCCGACGGCGTCCTGGACCCGGAGCGCTGGTTCGTCGTGGTGCCGGACATGTTCTCCAACGGCCTCTCCTCCTCCGCCGCCGACGACCCGGACTTCCCGGCCGTCGTGACGATGGCCGACAACGTCCGCGCCCAGCACCGGCTGCTCACCGAGCACCTCGGTGTCACCGGCGTCGCGTGCGCCTACGGGTTCTCCATGGGCGCGGGCCAGGCCTACCACTGGGCCGCCCTCTACCCGGAGCTGGTGCAGCGGGCCGTGGTGGTCTGCGGCAGCGCGCGCACCGCCGTCCACAACCGGGTGTTCCTGTCCGGCCTGCTGCGGGTCCTGGAGGCCGCGCCCGAGCACCTCGGCGGCGGACGGTTCTCGGCCCAGCCGGTGGCCGCCCTCAAGGCCTTCGCCCACGTCTACGCCGGCTGGGGCCTCAGCCAGGACTTCTACCGGGAGCGGCTGCACGAGACCGCCCTCGGCGCCCCGGACCTGGAGACCTTCCTGCGGACCGACTGGGAGGAGTCCTTCGCCACCTCCCGGGCGGGGAACCTCTACGCGCAGGCCCGCACCTGGGCCGAGGCCGACATCAGCCGCGGCGTCGCCGGCGGCGACCTGCCGGCGGCGCTGGCCTCCCTGCAGGCCTCGGTGCTCCTGCTGCCCGGCGCGACCGACCTCTACTTCCGGGTCGCCGACAACGAGGCCGAGCTGGAGCACCTGCGCGACGGCGTCCTGCACCCGATCCCCAGCGTCTGGGGCCACCGGGCGGGCAACCCGCGGACCAACCCCGAGGACCTGGCCTTCCTGCGCCGCGAGGTCCGGGCCTGGCTGGAGCGCTGA
- a CDS encoding LmeA family phospholipid-binding protein, with the protein MAARRRRSPLTGFVVLGVVAVLVALGLVLGDRYVEQRVEREAAAQLQAELGSPAPPAVDVEGWPFLTQVVAQRLPRVHVVADDLGADGGTAVPVAHADLLLTDVTTPDWFRTLEAARVEGTARLDYDALGALAGVPLAPAGGGRVQLERTTSLFGAEVKATVTGLPRLDPDAQTLTLTDPTIDVAGVTLPQTAADALLRAVVQPIPVRGLPLGLRVISVTAGDDAVDVGLLGEDVELSR; encoded by the coding sequence ATGGCGGCCCGCCGCCGCCGGTCCCCGCTCACCGGGTTCGTCGTCCTCGGGGTGGTCGCCGTCCTGGTGGCCCTCGGGCTGGTCCTCGGCGACCGCTACGTCGAGCAGCGCGTCGAGCGCGAGGCCGCCGCCCAGCTCCAGGCCGAGCTCGGCAGCCCCGCGCCGCCCGCCGTCGACGTCGAGGGCTGGCCCTTCCTCACCCAGGTCGTCGCCCAGCGGCTGCCCCGGGTGCACGTCGTCGCCGACGACCTCGGCGCCGACGGCGGCACCGCGGTGCCCGTCGCGCACGCCGACCTCCTGCTCACCGACGTCACCACGCCCGACTGGTTCCGGACGCTGGAGGCCGCCCGCGTCGAGGGGACCGCCCGGCTCGACTACGACGCCCTCGGCGCGCTGGCCGGGGTGCCGCTGGCGCCGGCGGGCGGCGGCCGGGTGCAGCTGGAGCGGACCACGTCGCTCTTCGGCGCGGAGGTCAAGGCGACGGTGACCGGCCTGCCCCGGCTCGACCCGGACGCCCAGACCCTCACCCTCACCGACCCGACGATCGACGTCGCCGGCGTCACCCTGCCGCAGACGGCCGCCGATGCGCTGCTGCGAGCGGTGGTCCAGCCCATCCCCGTCCGCGGGCTGCCGCTCGGGCTCCGGGTCATCTCCGTCACCGCCGGCGACGACGCCGTGGACGTGGGCCTGCTGGGCGAGGACGTCGAGCTCAGCCGCTGA
- a CDS encoding GNAT family N-acetyltransferase, whose product MSSPSTPVADSVRLAWPAEAVAIADVQRRVWAAELDPDVAAEVLAGVGAAEMAAAWEQAIARPPQARFRVLVAVEESRVVGYATTVPAQDPDADPAADGEVQEFAVDPPARHRGHGSRLLNACADTLRADGFTRARWWVGTTDDALRRFLTSAGWAPDGSSRELGSDDVDVRLRQVRLHTDLG is encoded by the coding sequence GTGAGCTCCCCCTCGACGCCGGTCGCCGACTCCGTCCGGCTCGCCTGGCCCGCGGAGGCCGTCGCTATCGCCGACGTCCAGCGCCGGGTGTGGGCGGCCGAGCTCGACCCCGACGTCGCCGCCGAGGTGCTGGCCGGGGTGGGCGCCGCCGAGATGGCCGCCGCCTGGGAGCAGGCCATCGCCCGCCCGCCGCAGGCGCGCTTCCGGGTGCTGGTGGCCGTCGAGGAGTCCCGCGTGGTCGGCTACGCGACCACCGTCCCGGCCCAGGACCCCGACGCCGACCCCGCCGCCGACGGCGAGGTCCAGGAGTTCGCCGTCGACCCGCCGGCCCGGCACCGCGGTCACGGCTCCCGGCTGCTGAATGCCTGCGCCGACACCCTGCGCGCCGACGGCTTCACCCGGGCCCGCTGGTGGGTCGGCACCACCGACGACGCCCTGCGCCGCTTCCTCACCTCCGCCGGCTGGGCCCCCGACGGCAGCAGCCGCGAGCTCGGCTCCGACGACGTCGACGTCCGGCTGCGCCAGGTGCGGCTGCACACCGACCTGGGCTGA
- the rpmB gene encoding 50S ribosomal protein L28 produces MAAVCDVCGKGPGFGHNVPWSKKKTNRRWNPNIQRIRAIVSGAPKRVNACTSCIKAGKVTR; encoded by the coding sequence GTGGCAGCGGTATGCGACGTGTGCGGCAAGGGACCGGGCTTCGGCCACAACGTGCCCTGGTCGAAGAAGAAGACGAACCGGCGCTGGAACCCGAACATCCAGCGCATCCGCGCGATCGTGTCGGGCGCGCCGAAGCGGGTCAACGCCTGCACCTCCTGCATCAAGGCCGGCAAGGTCACCCGCTGA